The following proteins are encoded in a genomic region of Maylandia zebra isolate NMK-2024a linkage group LG1, Mzebra_GT3a, whole genome shotgun sequence:
- the pcdh20 gene encoding protocadherin-20 — protein MFNSRHPRLSKRGRIWGLCILLLYTNPLSCLANFSQAKELIYKIKEGLPRGTFIGAIGVDLNLDFSVDPPFIFSLAQKKVSEQYVNLNNTTGELYTSATEIDRETLCADNLEGQGCVLSLDVFVLPQQYFQLVKVKILIEDVNDNRPKFPTDEIAMSVPENAPINARYAVEQSAVDPDLGPHGVQTYWLVNDFGMFTLDVEENEGGELTPFLIVTEALDRETQAEYITDIIAEDGGTPPLLGAATLKIVITDVNDNCPQFKESQINVTLHGNTTKGVHLARLHAFDPDLGANAQISYAYSERVPRDTRSLFHLDKITGVIKLAGKIDTGTATFYKLTVLATGPGCIPAVATVIVHIIKVVTGPPTLIPRYIAPEKDGVVTIKESEPAFSPIAFFTVKNIDKNQRVDCYLEGPGPFRLSPYQLFKNEYLLETTEPLDFERTQEYDLILVANSTRGIVIKTFLKVQVLDENDNAPVFQQSLVEISVEENNPPNTFLTQLQASDQDSESRGEVLYLLGGDAPGIFVVDRVTGILTVATSLDREEKETYRFIVRAVDQGTPRRESIATVVVTVQDRNDNSPRFINKDFTFFVPENFPGYGEIGVLSVTDADAGENGWVALSILNGSDIFMIDTGRGALRAKTSLDREQQGTYQLWIEAVDGGEPALSSVTIVTVLLLDVNDNPPIVLFPQSNQSYMLVLPNTVPGTSITEVYAVDKDTGMNAVIAYSIIKRKGGEPGSFAIDPETGNITLKRELSNRGLYSLLVKVSDHGQPEPLYSTVMVNFFVNETVSNESYIQSLLTREADIEVEERPWYIGQMAEGPERYEPFPCQPVLIALSVTCLGLFFLVVTLTSYICCRRFKKNRMKRSEVEIPLKIQNDSMQVVNRKLRQISNI, from the exons ATGTTCAACAGCAGACATCCTAGACTCAGCAAAAGAGGAAGAATATGG GGATTGTGCATCCTTTTGCTTTACACCAACCCCCTTTCCTGTTTGGCAAATTTCAGTCAAGCAAAAGAGCTCATCTATAAGATAAAGGAGGGATTACCAAGGGGGACTTTTATAGGAGCTATTGGAGTAGATTTAAATTTGGATTTCTCTGTTGACCCCCCCTTTATATTCAGTCTCGCTCAAAAGAAGGTCAGTGAACAGTATGTGAACCTAAATAATACCACCGGGGAGCTTTACACATCTGCTACAGAGATTGACAGGGAGACTCTCTGTGCTGATAACTTAGAGGggcagggatgtgtcctctcactggatgtgtttgtgctgcctcAACAATACTTTCAGCTTGTCAAAGTAAAGATTCTCATTGAGGATGTTAATGACAACAGGCCAAAGTTCCCCACAGATGAGATCGCTATGTCTGTCCCTGAAAACGCACCAATCAATGCTCGCTATGCAGTAGAGCAATCAGCAGTTGACCCAGACCTTGGTCCTCATGGAGTGCAAACCTACTGGCTGGTTAATGACTTTGGAATGTTCACATTGGATGTTGAGGAGAATGAAGGAGGTGAGCTGACGCCTTTCCTCATTGTGACAGAAGCTTTGGACCGAGAGACTCAGGCGGAATACATTACCGATATAATTGCAGAGGATGGGGGGACCCCTCCTCTACTTGGTGCTGCGACTTTGAAAATTGTCATCACGGATGTGAATGATAACTGTCCCCAATTCAAAGAGTCACAAATTAATGTCACTCTGCATGGGAATACCACCAAAGGGGTACATTTGGCACGTCTGCATGCTTTTGACCCTGACCTTGGTGCTAATGCTCAGATCAGCTATGCTTACAGTGAACGCGTGCCAAGGGACACCAGGAGCTTGTTCCATTTGGACAAAATTACAGGAGTGATCAAGCTCGCAGGGAAAATAGACACTGGCACAGCCACATTTTACAAACTCACTGTTCTGGCTACTGGACCTGGTTGTATTCCTGCTGTAGCCACTGTTATTGTCCATATCATCAAAGTTGTCACTGGACCCCCTACTCTCATACCCCGGTACATTGCGCCAGAAAAAGATGGGGTGGTAACAATAAAGGAATCTGAACCAGCTTTTTCTCCAATTgctttttttactgttaaaaacATTGATAAGAACCAAAGGGTGGACTGTTATTTGGAAGGACCTGGTCCCTTCAGGTTGAGCCCCTATCAGCTGTTCAAGAATGAATACCTGTTGGAGACAACAGAGCCCTTGGACTTTGAGAGGACACAGGAGTATGATCTTATTTTGGTTGCTAATAGCACCCGTGGGATCGTTATCAAGACCTTCCTTAAGGTGCAAGTTTTGGACGAGAATGACAATGCCCCTGTGTTTCAGCAGTCTTTGGTGGAGATATCAGTTGAAGAAAACAATCCGCCAAACACTTTTCTCACTCAGCTCCAAGCGTCAGACCAGGACAGTGAAAGCAGAGGGGAAGTTCTTTACCTCCTCGGAGGCGACGCCCCTGGTATTTTTGTTGTGGATCGAGTTACAGGTATCCTGACTGTGGCCACATCGCTGGACCGTGAGGAGAAAGAGACATACCGGTTCATCGTGAGAGCGGTGGACCAGGGGACACCCAGAAGGGAGTCAATTGCAACAGTGGTGGTGACCGTGCAAGATCGCAATGACAACAGTCCACGATTCATCAACAAGGATTTCACTTTCTTTGTGCCAGAGAACTTCCCAGGTTATGGTGAGATCGGTGTCCTCTCTGTGACTGATGCTGATGCTGGAGAAAATGGCTGGGTGGCCCTCTCCATCCTGAATGGCAGTGACATTTTTATGATAGACACAGGCCGAGGGGCACTGAGGGCAAAGACATCACTGGACCGGGAGCAGCAGGGGACCTACCAGCTATGGATCGAGGCTGTTGATGGTGGGGAGCCTGCTCTCTCCTCTGTCACAATAGTTACCGTGCTGCTGCTGGATGTAAATGACAACCCACCAATCGTCCTCTTTCCTCAGTCGAATCAGTCTTACATGCTAGTGCTACCCAACACTGTACCAGGAACATCAATCACAGAGGTGTACGCTGTGGATAAAGATACAGGGATGAATGCTGTGATCGCCTACAGTATCATTAAAAGGAAAGGCGGTGAGCCCGGGTCTTTTGCCATTGACCCAGAAACAGGAAATATCACATTAAAGAGGGAGCTCAGCAATCGTGGCCTATACAGCCTTCTGGTGAAGGTCAGTGATCATGGTCAACCTGAACCTCTGTACTCAACAGTTATGGTTAACTTCTTTGTCAATGAAACAGTGAGTAATGAAAGTTACATTCAAAGTCTGCTGACCAGAGAGGCTGACATAGAGGTAGAGGAGAGGCCCTGGTACATTGGCCAGATGGCAGAGGGGCCTGAGAGGTATGAGCCGTTCCCGTGTCAGCCTGTCCTCATTGCTCTTTCAGTGACGTGTCTGGGGCTGTTCTTCTTGGTTGTCACGCTGACGTCTTACATATGCTGTAGGAGGTTTAAAAAGAACAGGATGAAAAGATCAGAAGTGGAAATacctttaaaaattcaaaatgactCGATGCAGGTTGTGAACAGAAAGCTCAGACAGATCTCTAACATCTGA